From a region of the Mycobacterium intracellulare ATCC 13950 genome:
- the hisG gene encoding ATP phosphoribosyltransferase yields the protein MLRVAVPNKGTLSEPATEILAEAGYRRRTDSKDLTVIDPANQVEFFFLRPKDIAIYVGSGELDFGITGRDLVGDSDAPVRERLALGFGSSSFRYAAPAGRDWKIADLAGKRVATAYPNLVRKDLAGRGIEATVIRLDGAVEISVQLGVADAIADVVGSGRTLSLHNLVAFGDPLCDSEAVLIESDQASHSGTQAARDQLVARIQGVVFGQQYLMLDYDCPRSVVDKATAITPGLESPTIAPLADPDWVAIRALVPRRGVNEIMDELAAIGAKAILASDIRFCRF from the coding sequence ATGCTGCGGGTTGCGGTTCCCAACAAGGGCACGCTGAGCGAGCCGGCCACCGAGATCTTGGCGGAGGCCGGTTACCGGCGCCGTACCGACTCCAAGGATCTGACCGTCATCGACCCGGCCAATCAGGTGGAGTTCTTCTTCCTGCGGCCCAAAGACATTGCCATCTATGTGGGTTCGGGAGAGCTGGATTTCGGCATTACCGGGCGCGACCTGGTGGGCGATTCCGACGCCCCGGTGCGGGAACGATTGGCGCTGGGATTCGGTTCGTCGAGCTTCCGCTACGCTGCCCCGGCCGGGCGGGACTGGAAGATCGCCGATCTGGCCGGCAAGCGGGTCGCTACGGCGTATCCCAACCTGGTCCGAAAAGACTTGGCGGGCCGCGGCATTGAGGCGACCGTCATCAGACTCGACGGCGCGGTGGAGATTTCGGTGCAACTCGGCGTCGCCGACGCCATCGCCGACGTGGTCGGGTCCGGTCGCACCCTGAGCCTGCACAACCTGGTGGCCTTCGGTGATCCGCTGTGCGATTCGGAAGCCGTGCTGATTGAGAGCGACCAGGCCAGCCACTCCGGGACGCAGGCCGCGCGCGATCAGCTGGTGGCGCGCATCCAGGGTGTGGTGTTCGGCCAGCAGTATCTGATGCTCGATTACGACTGCCCCCGCTCGGTGGTGGACAAGGCCACCGCGATCACGCCGGGGCTGGAGTCGCCCACGATTGCGCCCCTGGCCGATCCGGATTGGGTTGCCATCCGGGCGCTCGTCCCGCGCCGGGGAGTGAACGAAATCATGGATGAGCTGGCCGCCATCGGCGCCAAGGCGATCCTGGCGTCCGATATCAGGTTTTGCCGGTTCTGA
- a CDS encoding membrane protein, with the protein MTHALVVLLALLIGVVAGLRSLTAPAVVAWAAAPALLGWIDLHGTWASWMASIVAVVVFTVLAVGELINDKLPKTPPRTAAPIFAGRIVMGGLAGAALGAWPHWTFTALGAGVIGAVLGTLGGYQARKRLAAAAGRDLPIALLEDAVAIVGGLVIVAVTGHVLTEYLLTAVK; encoded by the coding sequence GTGACTCACGCGCTTGTTGTGTTGCTGGCTTTGTTGATTGGTGTCGTTGCCGGGTTGCGTTCGCTGACGGCGCCCGCGGTGGTCGCCTGGGCCGCCGCCCCCGCCCTCCTGGGGTGGATCGACCTGCACGGCACGTGGGCGTCCTGGATGGCCAGCATCGTCGCGGTGGTCGTCTTCACGGTCCTCGCCGTCGGCGAATTGATCAACGACAAGCTGCCCAAGACCCCGCCTCGCACGGCGGCACCGATCTTCGCGGGCCGCATCGTGATGGGTGGCCTCGCGGGCGCGGCGCTGGGCGCCTGGCCGCACTGGACCTTTACCGCGCTCGGTGCCGGCGTCATCGGCGCGGTGCTGGGCACGCTCGGCGGTTACCAGGCGCGCAAGCGGCTGGCCGCCGCGGCGGGCCGGGACCTGCCCATCGCGCTGCTCGAGGACGCGGTCGCGATCGTCGGGGGACTCGTCATCGTGGCCGTGACGGGCCACGTGCTGACGGAGTACCTGCTGACGGCGGTTAAGTGA
- a CDS encoding FAD-containing oxidoreductase, with product MTEHFDAIIVGAGQAGPPLAGRLTAAGQRVAIVERKLIGGTCVNTGCIPTKTLVASAHAAHLARRGADYGVGTGEISVDMAKVKARKDEIMLDDRKGVEDWLEGMDGCTVVRGHAVFTDPHTVRVGEDVLHADRIFLNVGGRAVVPDIPGLDEVDFLTNASILELDELPTHLVIVGGSYIALEFAQMYRRFGARVTVVERGPRLASREDEDVSATIEEILRTEDIDIVVDADDVRVTKTDNGFELIPRDGATPIRGSHLLLAAGRRPNTDDLGLPAAGVRTDARGYIVVDDQLKTSVEHIWAMGDCNGKGAFTHTSYNDFEIVAANLLDGDPRRVSDRITTYALYIDPPLGRAGLTVEQVRASGRKALVGKRPMTRVGRAVEKGETQGFMKVVVDAETKEILGAAVFGVGGDEAIHCILDVMSANAPYTTLSRTMHIHPTVSELIPTVLQEMSPLD from the coding sequence GTGACAGAACATTTCGACGCGATCATCGTCGGTGCGGGCCAGGCGGGCCCGCCGTTGGCGGGGCGGCTGACGGCAGCCGGGCAGCGCGTCGCGATCGTCGAACGCAAACTGATCGGCGGCACGTGCGTCAACACCGGGTGCATCCCGACCAAGACGCTGGTGGCCTCCGCGCATGCCGCGCACCTGGCGCGCCGCGGCGCCGACTACGGCGTCGGCACCGGCGAGATCAGCGTGGACATGGCGAAAGTCAAGGCCCGCAAGGACGAGATCATGCTCGACGACCGCAAGGGTGTCGAAGACTGGCTCGAGGGCATGGACGGCTGCACCGTCGTCCGCGGGCACGCGGTATTCACCGATCCGCACACCGTGCGGGTCGGCGAAGACGTGCTGCACGCCGACCGCATCTTCCTTAACGTCGGCGGCCGCGCCGTGGTGCCCGACATTCCGGGCCTGGACGAGGTCGACTTCCTCACCAACGCGTCGATCCTCGAACTCGATGAACTGCCAACACATCTCGTCATCGTGGGAGGCAGCTACATCGCGCTGGAGTTCGCGCAGATGTACCGGCGCTTCGGGGCGCGGGTGACGGTGGTGGAGCGGGGTCCGCGGCTGGCGTCGCGGGAAGACGAGGATGTTTCGGCCACCATCGAAGAAATCCTGCGGACCGAGGACATCGACATCGTCGTCGACGCCGACGACGTGCGGGTCACCAAGACTGACAACGGATTTGAACTCATCCCGCGCGATGGCGCCACGCCTATCCGCGGGAGTCATCTGCTGCTGGCGGCGGGCCGGCGCCCCAACACCGACGACCTGGGCCTGCCGGCCGCCGGTGTGCGGACCGACGCCCGCGGTTACATCGTCGTCGACGACCAGCTCAAGACCAGCGTCGAGCACATCTGGGCGATGGGCGACTGTAACGGCAAGGGCGCGTTCACCCACACCTCTTACAACGACTTCGAGATCGTCGCCGCCAACCTGCTCGACGGCGACCCGCGGCGGGTGAGCGACCGCATCACCACCTACGCGCTCTACATCGATCCGCCGCTGGGGCGCGCCGGCCTGACCGTCGAGCAGGTCCGCGCGTCGGGGCGCAAGGCGCTCGTCGGAAAGCGGCCGATGACCAGAGTCGGCCGTGCGGTGGAAAAGGGTGAGACACAAGGCTTCATGAAAGTCGTGGTCGACGCCGAAACCAAGGAGATCCTGGGCGCCGCCGTCTTCGGGGTCGGCGGCGACGAGGCCATTCACTGCATCCTGGACGTCATGTCGGCCAACGCGCCGTACACCACGCTCTCCCGCACCATGCACATCCATCCCACGGTCAGCGAGCTCATTCCGACGGTGCTGCAGGAGATGTCGCCGCTGGACTAG
- a CDS encoding RecB family exonuclease: MIVQPEAPQSVTGPARQVSRPALSPSRAADFKQCPLLYRFRAIDRLPEAPSPAQLRGSLVHAALQQLYELPAAQRGPDTALSLVQPAWEQVMAATPEMTAGLDPAQRSQLLAEAQALLAGYYRLEDPTRFDPQCCEERVEVELADGTLLRGFIDRIDVAATGELRVVDYKTGKAPPEARALAEFKAMFQMKFYAVALLRSRGVPPTRLRLIYLADGQVLDYSPDHDELLRFEKTLIAIWRAIQSAGQTGDFRPTQSRLCDWCPHQQHCPLFGGTPPPYPGWPESFDPQSDSRSSEPAA, translated from the coding sequence ATGATCGTCCAGCCGGAGGCTCCGCAGTCGGTGACGGGCCCGGCGAGGCAGGTGTCCCGCCCGGCGCTGTCACCGTCGCGGGCGGCGGACTTCAAGCAATGCCCACTGCTGTACCGCTTCCGGGCCATCGACCGCCTGCCCGAGGCCCCGTCGCCGGCGCAGCTGCGCGGGTCCCTGGTTCACGCCGCCCTGCAGCAGCTTTACGAGCTGCCCGCCGCGCAGCGCGGCCCCGACACCGCCCTGTCGCTGGTGCAGCCCGCCTGGGAGCAGGTGATGGCCGCGACGCCGGAGATGACTGCGGGATTGGACCCGGCCCAGCGCTCCCAGCTGCTGGCCGAGGCCCAGGCGTTGCTCGCCGGCTACTACCGCCTCGAGGACCCGACGCGTTTCGACCCGCAATGCTGCGAAGAACGCGTGGAGGTCGAACTCGCCGACGGCACGCTGCTGCGCGGATTCATCGACCGCATCGACGTCGCCGCCACCGGAGAGCTCCGGGTGGTCGACTACAAGACCGGCAAGGCGCCACCGGAAGCGCGGGCCCTGGCCGAGTTCAAGGCCATGTTCCAAATGAAGTTCTACGCGGTGGCCCTGTTGCGTTCGCGCGGTGTGCCGCCCACCCGGCTGCGGCTGATCTACCTGGCCGACGGTCAGGTCCTGGACTATTCGCCGGATCACGACGAGCTGCTGCGCTTCGAGAAGACCCTGATCGCGATCTGGCGCGCCATCCAATCCGCCGGCCAGACGGGCGATTTCCGTCCCACCCAGTCACGATTGTGCGACTGGTGCCCCCACCAGCAGCACTGCCCGCTTTTCGGTGGGACACCGCCGCCCTACCCGGGCTGGCCGGAATCGTTTGACCCGCAAAGCGATTCGCGCTCGAGCGAGCCGGCGGCGTAG
- the trmI gene encoding tRNA (adenine(58)-N(1))-methyltransferase TrmI, whose translation MSVTGPFTVGERVQLTDAKGRHYTMVLAEGAEFHTHRGSIPHDAVIGLEQGSVIKSSNGAAYLVLRPLLIDYVMSMPRGPQVIYPKDAAQIVHEGDIFPGARVLEAGAGSGALTCSLLRAVGPGGRVVSYEQRADHAEHAQRNVSVFAGGEPPDNWELIVSDVADSELPDGSFDRAVLDMLAPWEVLESVARLLIPGGVLMIYVATVTQLSRAVEALRALQCWTEPRSWETLQRGWNVVGLAVRPQHSMRGHTAFLIFTRRLAPGVVAPAPLGRKREGRDG comes from the coding sequence GTGTCCGTAACCGGCCCGTTCACCGTGGGCGAGCGTGTGCAGCTCACCGACGCCAAGGGCCGGCATTACACGATGGTGCTCGCCGAGGGCGCCGAGTTCCACACCCATCGCGGGTCGATCCCGCACGACGCGGTCATCGGGCTCGAGCAGGGCAGCGTGATCAAGTCCAGTAACGGCGCCGCGTACCTGGTGCTGCGGCCGCTGCTGATCGACTACGTGATGTCGATGCCCCGCGGCCCGCAGGTGATCTACCCGAAGGACGCGGCTCAGATCGTTCACGAGGGCGACATCTTCCCCGGCGCCCGGGTGCTCGAGGCCGGGGCCGGTTCGGGCGCACTGACCTGTTCGCTGCTGCGCGCCGTGGGGCCCGGCGGGCGGGTGGTCTCCTACGAGCAGCGCGCCGACCATGCCGAGCACGCCCAACGCAATGTGTCGGTGTTCGCCGGCGGCGAGCCGCCCGACAACTGGGAATTGATCGTCAGCGATGTGGCCGACTCCGAGCTGCCTGATGGATCCTTCGATCGCGCCGTGCTCGACATGCTCGCGCCGTGGGAGGTGCTGGAGTCGGTCGCGCGGCTGCTCATCCCCGGCGGCGTGCTGATGATCTATGTGGCCACCGTCACCCAACTGTCGCGCGCCGTCGAGGCGCTGCGGGCTCTGCAGTGCTGGACCGAGCCGCGGTCGTGGGAGACGTTGCAACGCGGGTGGAATGTCGTCGGGCTCGCGGTGCGTCCGCAGCATTCGATGCGCGGGCACACGGCCTTCCTGATCTTCACGCGACGGCTCGCCCCCGGGGTGGTTGCGCCCGCGCCGCTGGGCCGCAAGCGCGAAGGCCGCGACGGTTAG
- a CDS encoding DUF503 domain-containing protein, which translates to MWIGWLEFDVLLGDVRSLKQKRSVVRPVVAELQRKFSVSAAETGSHELYRRAGIGVALVSGDRGHAVDVLDAAERLVAAHPEFELLSVRRSLVRPEDLA; encoded by the coding sequence ATGTGGATCGGCTGGCTCGAGTTCGACGTGTTGCTGGGCGACGTTCGCTCGCTCAAACAGAAGCGATCGGTCGTCCGTCCCGTCGTCGCCGAACTGCAGCGCAAGTTCAGCGTCTCGGCGGCCGAGACGGGTTCGCACGAGTTGTATCGACGGGCCGGCATCGGGGTCGCCCTGGTTTCGGGTGACCGCGGCCACGCGGTCGACGTGCTGGACGCGGCCGAGCGGCTGGTGGCCGCGCACCCCGAGTTCGAGCTGCTGTCGGTGCGACGCTCGCTGGTGCGCCCCGAAGATCTGGCCTAG
- the arc gene encoding proteasome ATPase: MGSSERSEAFGTPHESDMSSGDEAELEQLRREAAMLREQLEHTVGAQGGARSARDVHQLEARIDSLASRNSKLMETLKEARQQLLALREEVDRLGQPPSGYGVLLGTHEDDTVDVFTSGRKMRLTCSPNIEVALLRKGQTVRLNEALTVVEAGTFESVGEISTLRELLADGHRALVVGHADEERIVWLAEPLVAENLPDGHPDALNDDTRPRKLRPGDSLLVDTKAGYAFERIPKAEVEDLVLEEVPDVSYLDIGGLTRQIEQIRDAVELPFLHKELYREYALRPPKGVLLYGPPGCGKTLIAKAVANSLAKKMAEVRGDDAREAKSYFLNIKGPELLNKFVGETERHIRLIFQRAREKASEGTPVIVFFDEMDSIFRTRGTGVSSDVETTVVPQLLSEIDGVEGLENVIVIGASNREDMIDPAILRPGRLDVKIKIERPDAEAAQDIFSKYLTEELPLHADDLAEFGGDRTACIKAMIEKVVERMYAEIDDNRFLEVTYANGDKEVMYFKDFNSGAMIQNVVDRAKKNAIKSVLETGQPGLRIQHLLDSIVDEFAENEDLPNTTNPDDWARISGKKGERIVYIRTLVTGKSSSASRAIDTESNLGQYL, translated from the coding sequence ATGGGTAGCTCAGAGCGTTCTGAAGCTTTCGGAACCCCCCACGAATCAGACATGTCCAGCGGCGACGAGGCCGAGTTGGAGCAGCTACGCCGCGAGGCGGCGATGTTGCGCGAGCAGCTCGAGCACACGGTCGGTGCGCAAGGCGGCGCCCGCTCTGCCCGCGACGTGCATCAGCTCGAAGCGCGCATCGACTCCCTCGCGTCCCGTAACTCGAAGTTGATGGAGACCCTCAAAGAGGCCCGCCAGCAACTGCTGGCGTTGCGGGAGGAAGTCGACCGGTTGGGGCAGCCGCCCAGCGGCTACGGCGTCCTGCTCGGCACGCACGAGGACGACACCGTCGACGTGTTCACGTCCGGCCGCAAGATGCGCCTGACGTGCTCGCCGAACATCGAAGTCGCGTTGCTGCGTAAGGGCCAGACCGTTCGCCTCAACGAGGCGCTGACGGTCGTGGAAGCGGGCACCTTCGAGTCGGTCGGCGAGATCTCCACACTCCGTGAGCTCTTGGCCGACGGGCACCGGGCGCTCGTGGTCGGGCACGCCGACGAGGAACGCATCGTCTGGCTCGCCGAGCCGCTGGTCGCCGAGAACCTGCCGGACGGTCATCCCGACGCCCTCAACGACGACACCCGGCCCCGCAAGCTGCGGCCCGGCGACTCGCTGCTGGTCGACACCAAGGCCGGCTACGCGTTCGAGCGCATCCCCAAGGCCGAGGTCGAGGACCTGGTGCTGGAAGAGGTGCCCGATGTCAGCTACCTGGACATCGGCGGCCTGACCCGCCAGATCGAACAGATCCGCGACGCCGTGGAGCTGCCGTTCCTGCACAAGGAGCTCTACCGGGAGTACGCGCTGCGGCCGCCCAAAGGTGTGCTGCTCTACGGTCCGCCCGGCTGCGGTAAGACGCTGATCGCCAAGGCGGTGGCGAACTCGTTGGCCAAGAAGATGGCCGAGGTCCGCGGCGACGACGCGCGCGAGGCCAAGTCGTACTTCCTCAACATCAAGGGCCCCGAGCTGCTGAACAAGTTCGTCGGCGAGACCGAGCGCCACATCCGGCTGATCTTCCAGCGCGCCCGCGAGAAGGCGTCGGAAGGCACCCCGGTGATCGTGTTCTTCGACGAGATGGACTCGATCTTCCGCACCCGTGGCACGGGGGTGTCCTCGGACGTCGAGACGACCGTGGTCCCGCAGCTGCTCAGCGAGATCGACGGCGTCGAGGGGCTCGAGAACGTCATCGTGATCGGCGCGTCCAACCGCGAGGACATGATCGACCCCGCGATCCTGCGGCCGGGCCGGCTCGACGTGAAGATCAAGATCGAGCGCCCGGATGCCGAAGCGGCGCAAGACATCTTCTCGAAGTACCTGACCGAGGAGTTGCCGCTGCACGCCGACGACCTCGCCGAGTTCGGCGGCGACCGCACGGCCTGCATCAAGGCGATGATCGAGAAGGTCGTCGAGCGGATGTACGCCGAGATCGACGACAACCGGTTCCTGGAGGTCACCTACGCCAACGGTGACAAGGAAGTCATGTACTTCAAGGACTTCAACTCCGGGGCGATGATCCAGAACGTCGTCGACCGGGCGAAGAAGAACGCGATCAAGTCGGTGCTGGAAACCGGTCAACCGGGCCTGCGCATCCAGCATCTGCTCGACTCGATCGTCGACGAGTTCGCCGAGAACGAGGACCTGCCCAACACCACCAACCCCGATGACTGGGCGCGGATTTCGGGCAAGAAGGGCGAGCGGATCGTTTACATCCGCACGCTGGTCACCGGCAAGAGCTCGAGCGCGTCGCGGGCCATCGACACCGAGTCGAACCTGGGTCAGTACTTGTAA
- the dop gene encoding pup deamidase/depupylase — MQRIIGTEVEYGISSPSDPTANPILTSTQAVLAYAAAAGIQRAKRTRWDYEVESPLRDARGFDLSRSAGPPPVVDADEVGAANMILTNGARLYVDHAHPEYSAPECTDPLDAVIWDKAGERVMEAAARHVASVPGAAKLQLYKNNVDGKGASYGSHENYLMSRQTPFSAIIAGLTPFLVSRQVVTGSGRVGIGPSGDEPGFQLSQRSDYIEVEVGLETTLKRGIINTRDEPHADADRYRRLHVIIGDANLAETSTYLKLGTTSLVLDLIEEGPAHGIDLSDLALARPVHAVHAISRDPSLRAAVALADGRELTGLALQRVYLDRVAKLVDSRDPDPRAADIVETWAHVLDQLERDPMECAELLDWPAKLRLLEGFRQRENLSWSAPRLHLVDLQYSDVRLDKGLYNRLVARGSMKRLVSEHQVLEAVDSPPTDTRAYFRGECLRRFGADIAAASWDSVIFDLGGDSLVRIPTLEPLRGSKAHVGALLDSVHSAAELVEQLTS; from the coding sequence ATGCAAAGGATTATCGGGACGGAGGTCGAATACGGCATTTCCTCGCCATCGGACCCGACGGCGAACCCGATCCTCACGTCGACGCAGGCGGTCTTGGCTTATGCGGCCGCGGCGGGCATTCAGCGCGCCAAGCGGACCCGGTGGGACTACGAGGTGGAATCTCCGCTGCGCGACGCGCGCGGGTTCGACCTGAGCCGCTCGGCCGGCCCGCCGCCGGTGGTCGACGCCGACGAGGTCGGCGCGGCCAACATGATCCTGACCAACGGGGCACGGCTCTACGTCGACCACGCGCACCCCGAATACTCCGCGCCCGAATGCACCGACCCGCTCGACGCCGTGATCTGGGACAAGGCCGGCGAACGGGTGATGGAGGCCGCCGCCCGACACGTCGCCAGCGTGCCCGGGGCCGCGAAGTTGCAGCTCTACAAGAACAACGTCGACGGCAAGGGCGCCTCCTACGGGTCGCACGAAAACTATCTGATGTCGCGGCAGACGCCGTTCTCGGCGATCATCGCCGGGCTGACCCCCTTCCTGGTCTCGCGGCAGGTGGTCACCGGCTCGGGACGCGTGGGCATCGGGCCCTCCGGCGACGAGCCCGGCTTTCAGCTGTCGCAGCGCTCGGACTACATCGAGGTCGAGGTCGGCCTGGAGACCACCCTCAAGCGCGGCATCATCAACACCCGCGACGAGCCGCACGCCGACGCCGACCGGTACCGGCGGCTGCATGTCATCATCGGCGACGCCAACCTGGCGGAGACGTCGACCTATCTGAAGCTGGGCACCACGTCGCTGGTGCTGGACTTGATCGAAGAGGGCCCGGCGCACGGAATTGACCTGAGCGATCTGGCCCTGGCGCGGCCGGTGCACGCGGTCCACGCGATCAGCCGCGACCCGTCGCTGCGCGCCGCGGTGGCCCTGGCCGACGGTCGAGAGCTGACCGGGCTTGCGCTGCAACGGGTTTACCTCGATCGGGTGGCGAAGCTCGTCGACAGCCGCGACCCCGATCCGCGGGCGGCCGACATCGTCGAAACCTGGGCGCACGTGCTCGACCAACTCGAGCGCGATCCGATGGAATGCGCCGAGCTGCTGGACTGGCCCGCCAAGCTGCGCCTGCTCGAAGGGTTCCGGCAGCGGGAAAACCTGAGCTGGTCGGCGCCGCGGTTGCACCTGGTCGACCTGCAATACTCCGACGTGCGGCTGGACAAGGGCCTGTACAACCGGCTGGTCGCGCGGGGCTCGATGAAGCGCCTGGTGTCCGAGCACCAGGTGCTCGAAGCGGTGGACAGCCCGCCGACGGACACCCGCGCGTACTTCCGCGGTGAATGCCTGCGCCGGTTCGGCGCCGACATCGCGGCGGCCAGTTGGGACTCGGTGATCTTCGACCTGGGGGGCGATTCCCTGGTCCGCATTCCCACGCTGGAGCCGCTGCGGGGCAGCAAAGCGCACGTGGGAGCGCTGCTGGACTCGGTGCACAGCGCGGCGGAACTGGTCGAACAACTCACCAGCTAG
- a CDS encoding ubiquitin-like protein Pup — protein sequence MAQEQTKRGGGGGDEDDFAGSTAAGQERREKLAEETDDLLDEIDDVLEENAEDFVRAYVQKGGQ from the coding sequence ATGGCTCAGGAGCAGACCAAGCGTGGCGGCGGTGGCGGTGACGAGGACGACTTCGCCGGCAGCACGGCCGCGGGCCAAGAGCGCCGGGAGAAGCTGGCCGAGGAGACTGACGATTTGCTCGACGAGATTGATGACGTTCTCGAGGAGAACGCCGAGGACTTCGTGCGGGCATACGTCCAAAAGGGCGGCCAGTGA
- the prcB gene encoding proteasome subunit beta → MTWQFSDRLPINSALPGNPAVDLSSFADFLRRQAPELLPASFGAVQSESAGAQLPHGTTIVALKYPGGVVLAGDRRSTQGNMIAGRDVKKVYITDDYTATGIAGTAAIAVEFARLYAVELEHYEKLEGVPLTFAGKVNRLAIMVRGNLAAAMQGLVALPLLVGYDIDAPDPEGAGRIVSFDAAGGWNLEEEGYQSVGSGSIFAKSSMKKLYSQVTDADSAVRVAIEALYDAADDDSATGGPDLVRGIYPTAVTIGPEGALEVPEGRIAELAREVIQSRSRADTFGPDGGEK, encoded by the coding sequence GTGACCTGGCAGTTCTCTGATCGCCTACCCATCAACTCCGCACTTCCGGGAAACCCAGCCGTAGACCTTTCGTCGTTCGCCGACTTCCTGCGCCGTCAGGCGCCGGAGTTGCTGCCGGCCTCCTTCGGGGCCGTCCAGTCGGAAAGCGCCGGGGCGCAGCTGCCCCACGGGACCACCATCGTCGCGCTGAAGTACCCCGGCGGTGTGGTGCTCGCCGGTGACCGGCGCTCGACGCAGGGCAATATGATCGCCGGGCGCGACGTCAAGAAGGTGTACATCACCGACGACTACACCGCGACCGGCATCGCCGGAACCGCCGCCATCGCCGTGGAGTTCGCCCGCCTTTACGCCGTGGAACTCGAGCACTACGAGAAACTCGAAGGCGTGCCGCTGACGTTTGCCGGCAAGGTGAACCGGCTGGCGATCATGGTGCGCGGCAACCTGGCCGCCGCCATGCAGGGGCTGGTGGCGTTGCCGCTGCTGGTGGGTTACGACATCGACGCGCCCGATCCGGAAGGCGCCGGCCGCATCGTGTCGTTCGACGCCGCCGGCGGCTGGAACCTGGAGGAGGAGGGCTACCAGTCGGTGGGCTCGGGCTCCATTTTCGCCAAGTCGTCGATGAAGAAGTTGTACTCGCAGGTCACCGACGCCGACTCCGCGGTGCGGGTCGCGATTGAGGCGCTCTACGATGCGGCCGACGACGACTCCGCGACCGGCGGGCCGGATCTGGTCCGCGGCATCTATCCCACGGCGGTCACCATCGGTCCCGAGGGGGCGCTGGAAGTGCCGGAGGGCCGCATCGCCGAGCTGGCTCGCGAGGTGATCCAAAGCCGTTCGCGCGCTGACACTTTCGGCCCCGATGGTGGTGAGAAGTGA
- the prcA gene encoding proteasome subunit alpha — protein sequence MSFPYFISPEQAMRERSELARKGIARGKSVVALVYAGGVLFVAENPSRSLQKISELYDRVGFAAAGKFNEFDNLRRGGIQFADTRGYAYDRRDVTGRQLANVYAQTLGTIFTEQAKPYEVELCVAEVAHYGESKPPELYRITYDGSIADEPHFVVMGGTTEPITTALKDSYAENANLREATRIAVKALRAGSESSNGDQSTLDVASLEVAILDVDRPRRAFRRINRATLENLLRELDSNGSSDGDGDGDESESNGGSPG from the coding sequence GTGAGCTTCCCGTATTTCATCTCGCCCGAACAGGCGATGCGCGAGCGCAGCGAGCTCGCGCGCAAGGGCATCGCGCGGGGCAAGAGCGTGGTCGCCCTGGTCTATGCCGGCGGGGTTCTTTTCGTCGCGGAGAACCCGTCGCGGTCGCTGCAGAAGATCAGCGAGCTCTACGATCGCGTGGGCTTCGCCGCCGCCGGCAAGTTCAACGAATTCGACAATTTGCGCCGTGGCGGAATCCAATTCGCCGACACCCGCGGCTACGCCTACGACCGCCGCGACGTCACCGGCCGCCAGCTGGCCAACGTCTACGCGCAGACGCTGGGCACCATCTTCACCGAACAGGCCAAGCCCTACGAGGTGGAATTGTGCGTCGCCGAGGTGGCGCACTACGGCGAGTCGAAACCGCCTGAGTTGTACCGCATTACCTATGACGGATCGATCGCCGACGAGCCGCATTTCGTGGTGATGGGTGGCACCACCGAACCGATCACCACCGCGCTCAAGGACTCGTACGCCGAAAACGCCAACCTGCGCGAGGCCACCCGCATCGCGGTGAAAGCGTTGCGGGCCGGCAGCGAATCCTCCAACGGCGACCAGTCCACCCTGGACGTGGCCAGCCTGGAGGTCGCCATCTTGGACGTCGACCGCCCGCGGCGGGCGTTCCGGCGGATCAACCGCGCCACCCTGGAGAATTTGCTGCGCGAACTGGATTCGAACGGATCCTCCGACGGCGACGGCGACGGCGACGAGTCGGAGTCGAACGGCGGCTCGCCCGGCTAG